From Deinococcus aquaticus, one genomic window encodes:
- the accD gene encoding acetyl-CoA carboxylase, carboxyltransferase subunit beta: MALDRFFRRRRPQQQTGADVPDLWTQCPSCKEGLYNRDLEANAFVCPKCGHHLRLDASQRVQVLLDDGSFVQLSGSVHPTDALAFQDTESYPDRLKRAQKKTGRPDAILTGTGTVLGVPLTLAVMDFAFSGGSMGSVVGEEIARAAEHAARYGTPLVIVTASGGARMQESALSLMQMAKTTVALETLAERGLPYVSVLTDPTTGGVTASFATIADVILAEPGALIGFAGPRVIQQTIRQSLPEGFQRAEFLLSHGMVDAVVDRREQREYLASLLGLLTRQEARA; the protein is encoded by the coding sequence ATGGCGCTTGACCGATTTTTCCGCCGCCGCCGCCCCCAGCAGCAGACCGGCGCGGACGTGCCCGACCTATGGACCCAGTGCCCCAGTTGCAAAGAGGGGCTGTACAACCGTGACCTGGAGGCCAACGCCTTCGTGTGCCCCAAGTGCGGACACCACCTGCGCCTGGACGCCTCGCAGCGCGTGCAGGTCCTGCTGGACGACGGCAGCTTCGTGCAGCTGTCCGGCTCGGTGCACCCCACCGACGCCCTGGCCTTTCAGGACACCGAAAGTTACCCGGACCGCCTGAAACGCGCGCAGAAGAAAACCGGACGCCCGGACGCCATCCTGACCGGCACCGGCACCGTTCTGGGCGTGCCCCTGACGCTGGCCGTCATGGACTTCGCCTTTTCTGGCGGTAGCATGGGCAGCGTCGTCGGTGAGGAAATCGCGCGCGCCGCAGAGCACGCCGCCCGGTACGGCACGCCGCTGGTCATCGTGACTGCCAGTGGCGGTGCCCGCATGCAGGAAAGCGCGCTCTCGCTGATGCAGATGGCCAAAACCACCGTCGCCCTCGAAACGCTCGCCGAGCGGGGCCTGCCATACGTGAGCGTCCTGACCGACCCGACCACCGGCGGCGTGACCGCCAGTTTCGCCACCATCGCCGACGTGATCCTCGCCGAGCCCGGCGCCCTGATCGGCTTCGCAGGACCGCGCGTGATCCAGCAGACCATCCGCCAGAGCCTCCCGGAAGGCTTCCAGCGGGCCGAGTTCCTGCTGTCGCACGGCATGGTGGACGCCGTCGTGGACCGCCGCGAGCAGCGCGAGTACCTCGCGTCGCTGCTGGGCCTGCTGACCCGCCAGGAGGCCCGCGCATGA
- a CDS encoding LapA family protein — MRTTVLIIMLALLAIFAMLNTNSLMFPHTLSLGFVTYRQVPIGLILLIVAAVCTLLFYFWAGITGLRAQADSAKLLRDMEALRVSLDQQEGNRFALLQSHMDERFGVLEGARGGAGADVSALASRVDALQKDMNLQLAQMDDYLKSKLG, encoded by the coding sequence ATGCGGACCACTGTCCTGATCATCATGCTGGCACTGCTGGCGATTTTTGCCATGCTGAACACCAATTCTCTGATGTTCCCCCACACGCTGAGCCTGGGCTTCGTGACGTACCGGCAGGTGCCGATCGGACTGATCCTGCTGATCGTGGCGGCGGTGTGCACGCTGCTGTTCTACTTCTGGGCGGGCATCACCGGACTGCGGGCGCAGGCGGACAGCGCCAAGCTGCTGCGTGACATGGAGGCCCTGCGCGTCAGCCTGGACCAGCAGGAAGGCAACCGCTTCGCACTGCTGCAGTCGCACATGGATGAGCGGTTCGGGGTGCTGGAAGGGGCGCGCGGTGGCGCGGGCGCGGACGTGAGTGCCCTAGCCAGCCGGGTGGACGCCCTGCAGAAGGACATGAACCTGCAACTGGCCCAGATGGACGATTACCTGAAAAGCAAGCTGGGCTGA
- the cutA gene encoding divalent-cation tolerance protein CutA gives MSLVVLVTLPPERAHDLARTLVSEHLAGCVNIVPGLLSVYRWQGEVAEDPESLLLIKTSGEQYPALEARIKALHPYEVPEIIALQYDRALPEFQSWLREALTTPQKG, from the coding sequence ATGTCACTCGTCGTTCTGGTCACCCTTCCCCCCGAACGGGCGCATGACCTGGCCCGCACCCTCGTCTCCGAGCACCTCGCCGGTTGCGTGAATATCGTGCCCGGCCTGCTCAGCGTGTACCGCTGGCAGGGCGAGGTCGCCGAGGACCCCGAGAGCCTGCTGCTGATCAAGACCAGCGGCGAGCAGTACCCGGCCCTCGAGGCGCGCATCAAGGCCCTGCACCCCTACGAGGTGCCGGAAATCATCGCCTTGCAGTACGACCGGGCCCTGCCGGAATTCCAGAGCTGGCTGCGCGAAGCCCTGACCACACCGCAAAAAGGCTGA
- the nth gene encoding endonuclease III: MTLKPSRSTPARLPVGARARAPQVLGALEALYPDARTELEFRTPFELLVATVLSAQATDVSVNAATPALFGAYPDAHAMSAAHPEDIEPFIRRIGLFRGKARNLAALAGLLVERHGGEVPNDFEAVVALPGAGRKTANVVLSNAFGYPAIAVDTHVGRLARRLALSVQTNPDKVETDLQKLFPRGRWVFLHHALILHGRRVCTARKPACGACVMAAFCPKVGLE, translated from the coding sequence ATGACTCTCAAACCTTCCAGATCGACTCCGGCGCGCCTGCCGGTGGGCGCGCGGGCACGGGCGCCGCAGGTGCTGGGCGCGCTGGAGGCGCTGTACCCGGACGCCCGCACGGAACTGGAGTTCCGCACGCCGTTCGAGCTGCTGGTCGCGACGGTCCTGAGCGCGCAGGCGACGGACGTGAGCGTGAACGCCGCGACGCCCGCGCTGTTCGGGGCGTACCCGGACGCGCACGCCATGAGCGCGGCGCATCCGGAGGACATCGAGCCGTTCATCCGCCGAATCGGGCTGTTCCGGGGGAAGGCGCGGAACCTCGCGGCGCTGGCGGGCCTGCTGGTCGAGCGGCACGGGGGCGAGGTGCCGAATGATTTTGAGGCGGTGGTGGCGCTGCCCGGCGCGGGCCGCAAGACAGCGAACGTGGTCCTGAGTAACGCCTTCGGGTACCCGGCCATCGCGGTGGATACGCACGTGGGGCGACTGGCGCGGCGGCTGGCCCTGAGCGTGCAGACCAACCCAGATAAGGTGGAGACGGATCTGCAGAAGCTGTTCCCGCGCGGACGGTGGGTGTTCCTGCACCACGCGCTGATCCTGCATGGGCGGCGCGTCTGCACGGCCCGCAAACCGGCGTGCGGGGCATGCGTGATGGCCGCCTTCTGCCCGAAAGTGGGCTTGGAGTGA